A part of Aegilops tauschii subsp. strangulata cultivar AL8/78 chromosome 2, Aet v6.0, whole genome shotgun sequence genomic DNA contains:
- the LOC141040679 gene encoding uncharacterized protein translates to MDYLNRRSMASEMKEADNFSVTSELCGGIRIGFPLESQNMPRLSPPMLDGERSGTHLWTAPQMFRSASSSQDNRDGRSLNDISKDYGRQKGGRKKLLENEKKIKDADAAKHAHAMRAGIIGVKSEIQVLGKRPNQEHGVQQTPAKRSILSSRDSTKQIVQVYEQGSKYRGSPRIDENIRQGPLKGSPVAFNTRGPSKGSPMAFRIVSEITNARRLSPSFAGQERHGKTKDLAEGITDEAKKYHSSPSISKETQRSQQQVSYSASTDCMVEAAQSLGCMSAGETGSSIAQCNSGEADSFMDLTVPCRNDAAACDKQQSSSSSAVSGPVVGDETDVVRSECDQTNEDTVDRIIMAPPTIVEKEMDDMFKEGIYPTIQEVTEAVEPEGGMVFGSLDECIFFF, encoded by the exons ATGGATTACCTGAACAGGAGATCCATGGCGAGTGAGATGAAGGAGGCCGATAATTTTTCGGTGACGAGCGAACTCTGCGGAGGGATCAGGATTGGCTTTCCTTTGGAGAGCCAGAATATGCCTCGCCTGTCGCCACCGATGCTAGATGGAGAGAGATCTGGAACTCATCTGTGGACGGCCCCACAA ATGTTCAGGAGTGCGTCATCTAGTCAGGACAACAGGGACGGTCGGTCTTTGAACGACATCAGCAAGGATTATGGGAGGCAG AAAGGTGGAAGAAAAAAATTACTAGAAAACGAGAAGAAGATCAAGGATGCAGATGCTGCCAAACACGCACATGCCATGCGGGCTGGAATAATTGGAGTCAAGAGTGAGATACAAGTTCTTGGCAAACGTCCCAACCAGGAGCATGGTGTGCAACAGACACCTGCGAAGAGGAGCATTCTAAGCAGCAGAGACTCCACTAAGCAGATTGTGCAG GTGTACGAACAAGGAAGCAAGTATCGTGGTAGTCCACGGATCGATGAAAACATAAGGCAAGGTCCTTTGAAAGGATCACCTGTGGCGTTCAACACGAGGGGTCCTTCCAAAGGATCTCCGATGGCATTCAGAATCGTCAGCGAAATCACCAATGCACGGAGGTTGTCGCCAAGTTTTGCTGGACAAGAGAGGCATGGGAAAACAAAG GATTTGGCGGAGGGGATAACAGATGAGGCAAAGAAATATCATAGTTCTCCATCCATTTCGAAGGAAACGCAACGTTCACAGCAGCAAGTATCGTACAGCGCTAGCACGGATTGCATGGTAGAAGCAGCACAATCCCTTGGTTGCATGAGTGCCGGAGAAACAGGTAGCAGCATTGCACAATGCAACAGTGGAGAGGCAGACTCATTTATGGATTTGACCGTGCCATGCAGAAACGACGCTGCTGCGTGTGACAAACAACAGAGCAGCAGCAGCTCTGCTGTAAGTGGACCTGTGGTTGGCGATGAAACTGATGTCGTCAGAAGTGAATGCGATCAGACGAACGAAGACACGGTAGACAGAATCATAATGGCGCCGCCGACCATTGTAGAGAAAGAAATGGACGACATGTTTAAAGAAGGCATATACCCAACGATTCAGGAGGTCACCGAAGCGGTCGAACCAGAAGGTGGTATGGTATTCGGATCTTTGGATGAGTGCATTTTCTTTTTCTAA
- the LOC141041504 gene encoding uncharacterized protein translates to MAAPRAFFLGVCAVLLAATVANAEAASVVVGLAKCAGCTRKDMKAEEAFKRLRVAIKCRNVHGEYESKAVGGLDRTGAFSVPLATDLHGADCVAQLHSAASNAPCPGQEPSKIVPLSEGTTTFGVVAGAKTTATPSVASPECASAFCPSTTHNIGKKPRGGGHHKKKHNPHKPETKALP, encoded by the coding sequence ATGGCAGCTCCGAGAGCATTCTTCCTCGGCGTCTGCGCCGTGCTGCTGGCGGCCACCGTCGCCAACGCCGAGGCGGCGTCCGTGGTGGTCGGCCTGGCCAAGTGCGCCGGCTGCACCAGGAAGGACATGAAGGCCGAGGAAGCCTTCAAGCGTCTCCGGGTGGCGATCAAGTGCAGGAACGTCCACGGCGAGTACGAGAGCAAGGCGGTGGGCGGCCTCGACCGCACCGGCGCCTTCAGCGTGCCCCTGGCCACCGACCTCCACGGCGCCGACTGCGTCGCGCAGCTCCACAGCGCCGCCTCCAACGCGCCGTGCCCCGGCCAGGAGCCGTCCAAGATCGTGCCGCTGTCCGAGGGCACCACCACCTTCGGCGTCGTCGCCGGCGCCAAGACCACCGCCACGCCGTCGGTGGCGTCCCCGGAGTGCGCGTCGGCCTTCTGCCCCTCGACCACGCACAACATCGGGAAGAAGCCCCGCGGCGGCGgccaccacaagaagaagcacaACCCGCACAAGCCGGAGACCAAGGCCCTGCCGTAA
- the LOC141041505 gene encoding protein FAR1-RELATED SEQUENCE 5-like, whose translation MLKFMRCYKKITPQEKFFIQVLQKARLEPRKVMRIFTAMGKPRREIMFDTIDISNIACRDRAAERGTDIADTMKLFADMQRRRPGFHHVEETENNVVRSLFWTDSLCKMNYDLYGDFVSFDTTFSTNIYGLPFAPIIGVDNHGSTVLFGVGLLKDEKIGSFKWLLSMFVEAMGGKEPKYIITDQDQAMKTAIEEALPRTRHKFCWWHIRNNQKENNAAVFAQHPGMSDDLFRIVKNSLDQDEFDRAWKEAISMHKVEGNKHLNMLWELRNFCVPAYFKDCFYPFSSTTTRSESTNSMWKNYVDHKDTIKRFVDAYHMIQQNCLATLDKKRHRTEEKAPSLETGFPIERQASQVYTNEIFRKFQMELWNRTYFKCSDLTKGRAYFFKKITEPGEKVWKPYPGEEFDKSEFRVDVDEQKEIYSCSCKKMSRDGIQCCHVLKVMDQTGMINQLPKSFVIPRWTRNLSESLKVLSTSQGDSMTAQDDETMRFFLAYAELSDIRSNACRKEKAYSVLRECMVDMKIKVMAALAEEPDTCILAKTLKNPPMSGSKGTKKGDQIKAGSEKKGKGNKAASKCGRCRVKGHRKTNCLDNPEVQERMWIEEEKRKSQEEKRARSMKWPTTPTTPSRTSNGSGQCTPSPGGRRHTPATPTTPLTAGSIHQSLASMPESNITQARHTECVQGSPGQGTESAQSIFRKERSEWRLFGTGELYE comes from the coding sequence ATGCTGAAGTTCATGAGATGCTATAAGAAGATTACACCTCAGGAGAAATTCTTTATACAAGTGCTGCAGAAGGCGAGGTTAGAACCAAGGAAGGTTATGCGGATTTTTACTGCCATGGGGAAACCGAGGCGAGAAATTATGTTCGACACGATTGACATAAGCAACATTGCATGCCGGGATAGGGCTGCAGAGCGCGGCACTGATATCGCAGACACCATGAAACTGTTTGCCGATATGCAGAGGCGGAGGCCGGGATTCCACCATGTGGAAGAGACAGAGAACAATGTAGTGCGCAGCCTGTTCTGGACAGACTCCTTGTGTAAGATGAATTATGATCTATATGGAGATTTCGTGTCTTTTGACACGACATTCTCTACGAATATATATGGCTTGCCATTTGCACCAATTATAGGTGTCGACAACCATGGGTCGACCGTCCTGTTTGGAGTAGGTCTTTTGAAGGATGAGAAAATAGGGTCATTCAAGTGGCTCCTAAGCATGTTTGTCGAGGCAATGGGAGGTAAAGAGCCGAAATACATAATAACAGACCAGGACCAGGCGATGAAGACTGCAATAGAGGAAGCTCTTCCGAGAACGAGGCACAAGTTCTGCTGGTGGCATATTAGGAACAACCAGAAGGAAAATAATGCAGCAGTGTTTGCGCAACACCCAGGGATGTCTGATGATTTATTTCGAATCGTCAAAAACTCACTAGATCAAGACGAGTTTGATCGTGCCTGGAAAGAAGCCATTTCTATGCACAAGGTGGAAGGCAACAAACACCTGAACATGCTATGGGAACTCCGAAATTTTTGCGTGCCGGCCTACTTCAAGGACTGCTTCTATCCTTTCTCGTCAACAACCACTCGCAGTGAGAGCACGAATTCAATGTGGAAGAATTACGTCGACCACAAGGACACTATAAAAAGGTTTGTTGATGCGTATCACATGATTCAGCAAAATTGCCTCGCCACTCTTGACAAGAAAAGACACCGAACAGAAGAGAAGGCACCATCACTAGAGACGGGTTTTCCGATTGAAAGACAAGCAAGTCAAGTATACACAAATGAAATTTTTAGGAAATTCCAGATGGAGCTATGGAACCGGACTTACTTCAAGTGCTCTGACCTGACAAAGGGGAGGGCGTATTTTTTTAAAAAGATTACTGAGCCTGGAGAAAAAGTGTGGAAACCATATCCGGGCGAGGAATTTGACAAGTCTGAGTTCAGGGTAGATGTGGATGAGCAAAAAGAAATATACAGTTGCAGCTGCAAGAAAATGAGTAGGGATGGCATTCAGTGCTGCCATGTGCTTAAGGTGATGGACCAAACAGGCATGATCAATCAACTTCCAAAATCCTTTGTCATCCCCAGATGGACCAGGAATCTATCAGAGAGTCTGAAAGTTCTGTCTACAAGTCAAGGTGATAGCATGACCGCACAAGACGATGAAACTATGAGATTCTTCCTCGCTTACGCTGAGTTGTCGGATATCCGTTCAAATGCTTGCAGAAAAGAGAAGGCATACAGTGTGCTTCGTGAGTGTATggtagatatgaaaataaaagtcATGGCGGCACTTGCCGAGGAACCAGACACATGCATTCTTGccaaaactctcaagaaccctcCCATGAGTGGCTCAAAGGGCACGAAAAAAGGAGATCAAATCAAAGCTGGTTCTGAGAAGAAAGGAAAAGGCAACAAAGCTGCATCCAAGTGCGGCCGTTGTAGAGTAAAGGGTCATAGGAAAACAAACTGCCTGGATAACCCAGAAGTCCAGGAGAGGATGTGGATTGAAGAGGAGAAGAGGAAATCGCAGGAGGAGAAGAGGGCAAGGTCAATGAAATGGCCGACAACACCGACAACACCATCGAGGACATCAAACGGCTCAGGACAATGCACTCCAAGCCCAGGAGGAAGACGTCATACGCCAGCAACTCCAACGACCCCACTGACAGCAGGGAGCATTCACCAAAGTCTTGCATCTATGCCAGAATCGAACATCACACAAGCCAGGCACACAGAATGCGTGCAGGGAAGCCCGGGACAAGGCACGGAATCTGCACAgtccattttcagaaaggaaaggTCTGAGTGGAGACTTTTTGGTACGGGAGAACTGTACGAATAG